From the Trichoplusia ni isolate ovarian cell line Hi5 chromosome 1, tn1, whole genome shotgun sequence genome, the window ATCTTGTTGATTGTATATTTTGTCTCTTTCGTCTTCGCCGGCCAATGCCATGTAAAACGTTTCTTTATTCTTAGGTACAGAAGGCTTTAGAGTCACAGATTGCAGCAAGCCACACAAATGGTCGCACAGACGGCCTTTCCTCCCTTTCACACAATCACAACACATCGTATCTGATCTGAAAGTTATCAGTTTCCGTGTCTTCGAATTTGTCAATGTAAACTCATTCCCATTACTTTTCAaacctaatttatttaacaccCTCTTGtccttatttaaaaacttggtgTAAGTTTCAATAATCGAGCGATCTTTCAAATGCGCGTGTAAAATCTGACACCAATGACTATCCAGAATGTTTGTCAATACGTCAATCATTATCAAGGTATTGTAAGCATAGCATTTGGTCAAAAGAAACTGTTTCAATACTCGTATAGATATATCTAGTACTTGGTTTTCGTTCTGTGTCATGTAGTCTTTACGTCTTTTCCATATAtcctttaaatattctttcaaCTTGGGCGTTGACTCAACATTTTCATCGTTATCAAgttgtttgtaatatttctcTGCGTCTTGCAAACTGTCTGCGTGTAATAGTGCATGAAATGATACCATTAAACTATGTCTGCTTGTTTCTTCGACTTTGCTGTCCCCATCGCACATGATCCGCCACACCTCCTCGCCCATCGACGCTCGCGATACGAACAAACTCTTGTTTGTAAATATCGCGTCCAACGCGTGGTTCTGTTCGTCCAACACATTGATCATTATCTTCTTCGGCTCGAAACTTGTGAACGTCTGATTCTCTAAAAGTAATTTAGTTGAAAAGAACGCTTGACTGTAACTCGGTTCTGTATCTTGAGAGTGTAAAGCACAAGCTATCGGTAGGGCCCCTAAAGGTGTCGGCACTAGAAAAAACGATACAACGATTTCTTTCAAAGGCGTGCTATCTATTATGATGCTGTCCAGGTCATGTCCGgataatacatttttcatgtATGGAGTGATCACGACAGCGATACTGTAGTCGTCGGTGTACCGCAGCGCGCCGCTGCGCTCTTCTAGAATATTCTTTTTCTCCGCCATCGAGTCGGCAATGTTGAGCTTGATGTCATCTTTCTTCTTCCTATACAAGTAAGTCACATGAGATAGTGAAGGATTTATTTCGACGTTTGACAAGTACTCGACGTTAGCGGGACCGTATTTAGATACCAATGTCAGTTCGTGGTAACTCTTCGCCGTGGTCACAGTGTGTCCAGCTGAAAAGTACTTGCAAAACACGTCATCGGTGTCCGTCGAACACTTTAACAGATCCAGAGATTCCCGGACAAGTACTCCATGCGTGTGCACGAAATCTATAAATATGTGTAGATTCAAGCCTTCCTTCAAACTCTTATCGTTCTTTATAGTGTTACGGTTGATAATCTTCATTTTAAAGTCTATCTTAGCCGAGCACTCCTTGTTGCGAGCGCTCGATACGTCCGCCGCCACCTTCTTCTTATTATGACTAGACCGGTGACAAACATAAACTTTCCGATACACAAGTCTCTTCAAACTGGGGAAACATTTCCGCACAATCCACGATGTCTTGGTAAACGTGGAGAATTTCCTGATCCATTCCTTACAATATTCGCTGTAGTATTTAATACTCTGATCGTTTTCCACACGACATTTTACGAGCACACTATACTGTTCCGCAGACACGTAATTAAATAGTGCAAACTTTGCATTTTCTGATATATCTTCTAGAAAGTTTTTCAGCTGTTGTTTAGAACACATTGTTTTGACGCAACACAATTCACATAAAAGTCATCAAAACCTGTCGTATTCGTTCACTGTGCCACAAACACGCGTATAGTTGAGAATGTATTGGAGTGATTAAATCAATGCTCTGACACCGTGTCTGGTTTCGTTAGCGCATGTGTAGCGGTGCGCTGAGCCGGCGTATTGTTCGCAGTATAAATACCACGCTAGAGTAATGGCGGCGGCGGGTGAACGAACCGGTATCCGAGTCGGCCCGAGGCCACCTGCCGAACGTCGGAAGGACTCGCCGATGTTGTTCGTAACTGCGCGACTCGTTCGCGCGGGAATATTTGAAAATTGGCGCGTCTTCAAGTTTTTAAACTTGGATcgtgtgtttgttttgttaattcctttttgtttttgttgtttgtggAAGATCTTgttgtagtttttatattttgtttgttttattatcgtgtttatttttttaaattgtgtctaattgaattatatttgtgtttaaaaatataatatcaaaagttaatgtttttatttcattcgcttttatataattttaattaatcgaTTTTTGAACGATCTTACGAGTGAAACGATATCAATTTCAATAAGGTTTTAAAGTTGATTTAGTCTTAAAATTTTTATTcgtgtaaatgaaaaaaataacattaaaacttgtaaattcaattaaatacacCAGTTTGCCCTgggaaaacatttaatataaacacGACTCTTGtacacaaatttattttcgatACAAGAAGAGCTTTAACTactatactattattatatctttatcATCCTTACAACAGCTGATGTATTCACAGGGGCGTATTCCAGACTCTCGTTGAGAAGCACTTCCCGGCCCCGGACAGGGACCGCATCAACCGCCTGCTGGGGCTGGAGCCGCCGCGCGCCAAGCCCGCGCCCGCCGTcacgcacgcgccgcacgcgcagCACAACGGCAACGGCAAGGCGGCCAACGATGACGATGCTAATACTTCCAAAAGGAAACGTTAGTTGTTTGTTcttatttaatataagtattgttcattatttaatagTGTTCTATTCTATTATGCTGTTGTCTTAGTGGTAGACAGCAGAATGTTAAAGGGATAGAGGTGCGGGGAAATGTTGAAGAATGAAACGatataaaagcaatttttttaaatctttttataatttatcgtggtcatatatgtatatttttcgtactttttgttgttttaaagttttgaagTCGCTGCTTTTATGAGACcatgtaaaatttaatatgtttaattagtTTCTTCTAGATTAAGATATAACAAATGTTTCGGCCCAGAGTTCGTAATAATCGTATCGATTTTAATTAAGGGTAAGAGATCCTGATTGAGTACAGTACCTTAATAAGTCtcaagtaatttaaaacaaggcaaaagaagcgtcggtcgtccgggagcaagatgggtcgatgataCCGACGAgactggcacaggaccgtagcaATTGGCCTTTTTTTTAAGGCAGGGGAATCCTCGTGGACACCCACtcaggaaatgggtagtgttaggctcttactgactaaacctgaaccgccgtgctaatatgcccagcagtgagaggACAAAGGCTATGGATCAATCtatcaatcaattaatcaatcaataactttattgcattccataatgtgtacaaggatgatgatgatgaatttaaattaagcgAAGAATACTAACTGTATAGTTTATTGTTTGTCCGCAGTGACAGCCCGGCAGCAGGCCAACGCGGCGGCGAAACGCATGCGCGGCGGCTCGTCGTCGGACGAGTTCGTGCGCGGCTCGGACGAGGAGCTGGAGCCCGAGTCCGACGAGgagcgccgcccgcccgccTCCGACTCAGAGCTGTCCGACTTCAACCCCTTCCACGGGGGCAGCGACAGCGATGACGGTCAGCACTCAAACAATATACTATACTTAcgaatatttataaagatataaGATTCTCGTTACACGGTGttcgaaattgaactcctccgaaacggttcgaccgattcttatggaAGTTTGTGTGCATTCTGAGTAGGTCTGACGGACAATATCTGTTTTTCATTATCTTTTTTATGGTTGGAATAGTTTTGTTCCTGCATTGTGGCAAAGTAACGTTTGCTGGCACAGCTagactttatatttaataaggTTATGAGGACATAGTTAAAGTAGGTTTTGTACGATTTTTTAAaaaatttgttacattttgacGTGGAATAAAAATATCCAGTTTTCCATCCTTTAGCTTCATAAATTATGTACTCTTTTATCTATTTGATTTGCGTATGTCTTTTTGAATGTGAATCTGTAATGGGATAAagatcaacaaaaatatacggGATATAAAACGTATTTTGGCAAATCTTGGTCATTCAAAGACCCTTGCCATAAAACAGGATCGCTTGACATTTGCTGGCCTGACGGACAAGAAAATACcgaatgtatttataatttgcttgataatttttttttctacagaaCCCTGGCTAGGCCGCAAAAAGAAACCAGTGAAGAAGAAGAAAGCCGCTTCCCCAAAGAAGAAGCCTTCGACGACGCAAGACAAGATCGAGACGATGTTCGAGCGCAAGAACTCTGCCGCGAGCGCCGCCACCGTCACCGTGACCACCGCCGCGGGACACAGCCTCACGGGCACGCCCGTCGGGACCAACGGACTGTATCTAGGTGAGGGAGAGAGAGAGGCTGTTGAATGGTGTGTTAGACAGAGATGGCGGTTGTTTTGAGTTTGGCTATAGTACTGTTCCTTACTACAGCTATGATGTCGGTAAAATGGAATTTAGTGAGAGCGTGTCGCATGGCTCAATGGTTGGGATACGAGTATGTCCGTAAGGCGGGCGTACTTACACATGTCTTAGGCCCGGTAAAGCATAGACGAGAGGGGATTGAGTAAATAAGCAAAATTTTGGTATTTCCATATAGGTATATCAAGCGGATAGAAGATTTTGTAACGATCTACAGGATTTTCTGAACTCTGCCGCTCTTCGGCCTCGTTGCAACACACCAGTACCAACACCGTATCAAATGATTGGTCAATTCTTCGTAATTCCATTTCAGTCTATTTTTCATTCACACATTACCGTGATGCACTCCACTGTCCAGGATGATGAATTGTTGAGGAAATTCTGGGAATTAGAGGAACCATCTGGAACAAAAAGGATGCTCACGGAGGAAGAAACCAAATGTGAAGAACTATTCAAGACAACGACGACAAGGAATAAGGACGGCAGATATGTCGTAAAGTTGCCGGTACGGGATACAAACCGGGTCGATCAAGGCGTTGAATCCAAGGGGATCGCTGAAAAAAGACTGAAAGGGTTAGAAGTCAGGTTAGCgagaaatgataaattaaaggTTGAGTACGCTAAGGTgatacaagaatatttaagtctCAATCACATGGTAGAAGTATCAGATAGGGATAGTATAAAGGGAGTTTACTTACCTCATCACGCTGTAGTCCGTGAGGATAGGGAAACAACAAAGGTGCGTGTTGTATTTGATGCTTCCTGTAAGTACAATAACGGGCGGTCACTGAACGATGATTTAATGGTTGGCCCAGCTTTGCAAGACGATCTTCGTCACATCATTATGCGCTGGAGAGTACATCGAATTTGTATAGTGGCTGATATAGTGAAAATGTACCGACAAGTTTTAGTTAATAGGCAAGATACTCCATTACAACGAATACTTTGGCGGGATGATCCTGAAAAGGAAATAAAGGCTTATGAATTGATAACGGTTACCTTCGGTACAGCCTCGGCACCATACTTAGCTGTGAAGGCTCTTCAACAGCTTGCAGCTGATGAATGCGGGGACAATTTAGATCTGGCCAAAATAATAGTAAGCGATTTCTATATGGATGATTTAATGTCAGGAGCTGAAACTGAAGAAGatgcatttaacatttttacgGATATAACCAAAATTCTAGGTAAAGGCggatttgaattacaaaaacgGAAAAGCAATTGTCaaggattattaaataaaattagagatGGAAATGATGAAGCGTTACAGATTAAAATAGATGAATTAACAAAAATCTTAGGACTTACCTGGAATGCGCGCGACGATTGCATCCAATACTCCCTGGAGCTTAAGCCAATAGCTGgacctgtaacaaaaataaaaaaatattgcacgATTGTTTGATCCACTGGGGTGATTAGCACCAAGCATAATAGTAGCAAAAACATTGATTCAAAAATTGTGGTTAGCAGGGCTGCAGTGGGATGAAGAAGTTtcaaagaatttattaaaagaatggGTTACTTACCGTGAAAACTTAGCTTCTTTAATTGATATAAAAGTGCCACGTTGGTTGAACAcgaaaaagcaattaaaacgaGAATTATACGGGTTTTCAGATGCTTCTAAGTTAGCATACGCGGCGGTCGTATACCTTAGAGTAGTTGATGATATGGGTTAACACGTGTGATCACAATAAGGACAAAATTGTCCACCATAAAAAGACCTACGTCAAGGGTGTGTGTATTACCTGTAGCCAATTAATagtaagatttatttaagtagttttaaggatttttaaaataaggtaataatgtaacggtttagtGTGTAgttgtatttagttttaagaaacaaaattgttagttttattttttttaagattgtaCTATACCTGCATGAGAAGGTAATAGATAAGCGAGGCAGATGAAGGACATTCGCCATaatgtccttggtgggcggaatgtctacgtaattataggtcaacggaatcatagcgcgatcaaagggaatataaaacgtaaaagtttacacgatacctcgatagatggcgttggcatcgatttagatcgcgctatggtttcgttacacgggatattataaatgtcggagaattaatttttttgttgtgagcaGCAAGCACTGTGGTTTACTATATTATACgcgcttaatattagtttccaagtgttttaattatccaCCCTCTCCAAGTCGACCTTCGTTcacatattttcaatatttaactaTGTGATCGTACAACCGCAGGCCCTGCCCGCAAccagccgccgccgcgctctgCCATCGAGCGCGCGTGCAGCATGAAGGAGGAGCTGCTGCAGGCCATCGAGAGGCTCGGCCGCCGCCTGCCGCCCAACACGCTCGACCAGCTCGTCGACGAGCTCGGCGGAACCGACAACGTCGCAGAGGTAACACATACACACGAAAAACACACGTACACAGGCATACATAGCTCGCGATCCCTCCgcctcagctcatgattaaggactccggttggatccgaaactagtcgggcacacccgatgaatacgcgtgagtaaaccgtcaacagcatttaataatgactgattcattattcacgataattattataaaaatgcataGCATAGGTACACACAATGATAAACACTTGGACATGTTCGGacatacacactcacacacGCAGACACAAACATTCAGCCAGGCAGACATACACACCAAGACATATAGCACTAGAAGCCAGGAAGTTTTGACGATAGCCGTTGACTTCTGGTAGATCTGACTTCAAGTTTGTGGTGATATCCACGTGGCACTTAAGCATcgtttataacaatttaattgttaccATTAGATGACGGGCCGCAAAGGCCGCGTGGTCCAGACGGAGGACGGTCAGATCCTGTACGAGAGCCGGTCGGAGGCGGATGTCCCGCTGGAGACGCTGAACCTGACGGAGAAGCAGCGCTTTATGGACGGCCAGAAGGATGTCGCCATCATCTCTGAGGCAGCCTCCAGCGGTATCTCGCTGCAGAGCGACAGAAGGTACGTAGTCttgcttttttaataagtaaagtGAAATGTAGTCTTTAAGAAAGGACCTGGTCTATAGGAAGGTCTAGCGAATGAAAAGAgatgcaaataattataattacgattAATGTTAATCACTTATTTTTCAGAGCACGAAACCAAAGGCGGAGGGTTCACATAACGTTGGAGTTGCCGTGGTCGGCTGACAGAGCTATCCAACAGTTTGGTAAGTACTGGTTACTAATTATCTACAAGTTACAGAGTGGTACTTCATTAATCCGTAAACGATTCGATAAATACTACATGTGTGCTGCAATGTTTGTCCGAGCAACGGATTTACGATAGTGTAACTTTAACGCATTAGCTATAACACAAGTGTGTGGCACCAGGTCGCACGCACCGGTCGAACCAGGTGAACGCGCCGGAGTACATCTTCCTGATCTCGGACCTGGCGGGCGAGCGGCGCTTCGCGTCCACCGTGGCCAAGCGCCTGGAGTCGCTGGGCGCGCTCACGCACGGCGACCGCCGCGCCACCGAGACCCGGGACCTCAGCCAGTTCAACATCGACAACAAGTACGGTGAGTACACACCTGCAGCACTTAGCAACATAAAACAGACCAACAACGCATTGATGTCGACAAAATCAACTGCCGCTCTCCTTGTTGATAGCATTTGCCTGCCTTccattttgcaaataattatgaaaacgtCTAATAAAGATATTCATTTTTGACAGCGACTGCCCgaatagccgagtagttgaggtcaccacgtcaaacccactgtgcgcgtcgtgtcccgggttcaatcccctcgcaagacaagcatttttgtgatccacgaatgcttgaaaaaataaatgatttgtcGTGATGCAAAAGTGTCTGCTAAATTTAAGTAATATGTGTTATGCGGTAGTTATAACTCATTACGTGTATGTTTAGGTCGCGCGGCGCTGGAGGCGGTGCTGCGCGCCATCATGAAGTACGAGCAGCCGCTGGTGGCGCCGCCCGGCGACTACGCGGGGGACTTCTTCATGGACGTGGCCAGCGCGCTCGTGGGCGTCGGCCTCATCGTCAACAGCGAGGCCTCGCCCGGCGTGCTGCAGCTCGACAAGGTACTCGAGCGTGCCATTCTACTGGAGCGACATGCCCAACCAAACGTTGTGTGATCGCTAGGTCGATGATAAGTTTCTTAGTTCCCCAGTCTCGCTTTGCTTCAATGGACAGGCTGCCTAAACGATTTAACGATTATTTCTGTTACATAGTAACAAGAAAGATGTTAGTTTTAGAAATTTTGATGCGATAATTCTCTGAGCTATGATATTCACCTTAtgtcttatattttttcagGATTACAACAACATGTCGAAGTTCCTGAACAGGATACTGGGCATGCCGGTGGAGCTACAGAACAGATTGTTCAAGTACTTCACAGACACGCTCGCTGCTGTCATGGAGCAAGGTAACTAAACTCATTTGTACTCATGTGACTCATTCTTTGTGACTCATTTTTGATTGTAAAGTGTTGATTATTGTCTGGGGAGTCGATtctgcttaaatatttttcgctACAAGTTACGCTGAAAAATTGACAGGGGCATTTAGTCACCTAGTGTCACCTAGAAAAGCTAGGTAAGAGGAGCTATTGTGACATGAGCTGTCGTTGCAGCGAAGCGCGGCGGCCGCTTCGACCTGGGCATCCTGGACCTGGGCAGCTGCGGCgagcgcgtgcggcgcgtgcgctGCGTGCGCTTCGTGCGGCGCCACGCCACCGGCCGCGCGCCCGTCGAGCTGCACACCGTGCACTCCGAGGTACGGCGGGCTCACGGGCTCCGAGCCGTGCAGTGCGGGGTGAATCTGACCTGCAAAAAGTGCTACTTcatagcctaatttgaatagataaCTTTTGATTTCATTTGGATGTTTACCAAATAATTTGTATCAGCTGACAATAATTGTGTGTTGTTACGTAAAAAATTTGGAGAATTACTACCATTGTGTAAATATTGTGTTCTAGTAGTAATCTTAAGATTTTTAAGGTGTTCCACCGAATCATGCTTACGAACTTTAACAACAGCGTTTGTGTcgtaacaaaactaaattcacGTATCAGAAACATTTTATGTGTAATATAAGCATTATGCTGTAATGAAACTGTATCTTTGATAATCCAGCGAGGCATGGACTGGTCCGAGGCCCTAGAGAAGTGGTCTGAGTTGACGGGCCCCAAGGAAGGGTTCTACATCTCGCAGCACGCGCGCAACAACAAGTTCACGGCCGTACTGTGTGTGGCCGCGCATACTAGCAACAAGAAGGAGAAGGTCACTAAGAAGGATATCATGTTCCAGATTTACAGGTACATAATTATCTGTTATAGAATATAGTTAAAGAAACAAGTGTTGCTGGAGTATGTAGCAGAGgtgtttacttatttttttatttgaaactagttGTTTTTCGTGGTTTCATCTGTATATTGTTTTGAGTTTTTTCTTTGTcacaatttttatatattttcacgAATATTTGAAGACTATAATGAGCTAAATTGGTTTAGCCATTCTTGAGTTTTAGCCAGACTAACGAACAgccattcatttttatataaaaaataacgatacgaATTACAATATAGGAAATGAAAACATGTCGAACCCTATAGAGAGTAATGATGTATTGCCATTTGAAATGAATGAATTGTCGGTGTGGTCAGGCCGAACACGGGCCTGCAGCTGCGGCTGGAGTCGCTGGCGGAGCTGGAGCGCAAGTACAAGCGCGCGGGCTCGGGCGAGGCGGAGGCGTGGTGGCGCGCGCAGTACGCGGCGTCCGTGCGCGTGTGCTCGCACCGCTACTGGCGCGCCGCCTGCCGCGCGCCCGACTGCGAGGTGgggctgcgcgtgcgcacgcaCCACGTGCTGGCCGGCTCCGTGCTGGCCGTGTGGGCGCGCGTGGAGCAGGTGCTGCAGGCGCGCGCCGCCACGCACAAGATGCAGGTCGTGCGCATCAAGCCCGACGACGGACTCAAGATCGTCGGTACGGACACCGACCTAAACTATTACTAACACTCTAACcaattgtaacaataaatagatataaCATGTTTATGGTAACTTCTGTTAAGATGATTCATTATgaaatgatgcaacgatttacATCCGAATCTATCGAGCAGTTCCGATGAATACACTTGAATAAACGATTGAAACatttaatcaatttgaaaaatcatacatgtttatatttatttaaaatgcataacaaattgaattactACTGCTATCcaacttaaataataactaaaattctattcataaaattttcGAATAAACCATTTTCATTAAACATCATTACTTTCGCCAGGTACCCTGATCCCAAAGAACTGCGTGGAGCCGCTGAAGGAGGCGCTGTCCTCCGACGCGGTGTCAGTCAGCGAGCAGAACTTCGAGCAGGCGGACGCGCTCAAGTGAAGCCGCACATAGTTCCTCTCTCTGTTACTACACCCTACTGCTCCCGCGGCCGGGGGCGACGACTGATTAGAACACCCTTTGAGTGATTGATAACGCACTTCGAATAGAACTGAAGAACCTTCTACACTGTACCAGAACGTTCGAGTCTACAATTGTTTCGCTTTAACTGATACGTAAAGGCCTAATTCTCTATCCACCCCCCCCGGGCCTAACAGTTCTCTACGTGTCAAGAGTCACAAACACTACTAGGTTAGGACATCGTCTGACAATACTTGATTTATTATTACCGCGGTATAATTAAGTTGAAGTATTACATATCGTTAGGTCAATTCGCAGTTGAGACACAGTTCAACATGATATTATTAGGCAAGTTAGCGAGCACTCAAAGGGGCGCGGGTTTCGTGACCGGCGCGACGGTAAGATGGCGTGCGTGACGTCACGGCTACGGCAGACGTGCGGACATATGTCCTATATATCTTGTGTTCATATCTTTATTTAATCGGAACTTATGCCTTCTTGCCTTGTAACAACGGCTTTAATAATGAGATTTTCAGTAATTAGTTTGGAGCGGTTTAGCATAAATGTATTCCTTTTGTATAGTAAGAGCAAAATGACACGAGGAGAGTTGCGCGCACGCATGTCGCACGCGGTGACGTCACGACACAAGTTTAGTGAGAATGATCTACATGCAGACGTGCATAAGATTTACTTTAAGTACTTTAcgtatttttacttattaatacatTATGACCGTGATCGCCTCAAGCCCTGGGcgattcatattattatgattttttttatctttcattaCATGACCAAGTCAATATCACGGTACATTCTTGTATACGAATTAACTggaattttagttttttgtacaaatattctagtgttttatttaattgttcgATGTTAGTTGtcttttcttgtttcttttcGTTTCTTACCGACTGTCGCAGACAATCTAAAGAtgtaatatagtttttaatataaatacttgtatGTCTATCGGATGTTAGCATACTATTGTATCGAATGCACGTGCAATATTGTATACTATGTTCCCACCATTctttcaaaatgtcaaaataagCGCTGAAAGGCgcgaaaaaaaaagttgaatgtAGGCAGATATGTTTCTTACGGTGATCATCGATTGTAATCGATTTGCTAGTCTGTAACTTGTCTAGAATTCGACACAGCGCGGTTGCCTAGCAACAGTAACATTCCCACGATAACAACCCCattaatttttcatattctgCAGATTGACAAAAAGCTTTAGACGCTCGCTCGCGACGCGCTCTGTCGAATTGTATAAAAGTATTACAATATCTCTAAATCAAATTACTCATCGATATTCTGTACCTAGATGTTACTTTCTCAATTTATTTGTATGGCTTATTATTAATGTTTCGATTAGAGGTGTCAAAACAATGTTCTAAGTGTAAAGATAAACTTGAATTACTTGGAGAGTGATAAACTCGGAATGCATGCATCATTGTGTTTCACCAATCACTGTATTAACTAATTGACTGTGTACTGCATTGAACAGTGATGAAAAACGGCAATGGATACTACCGAGTTTAATATTCTCTCAGACTTACATTTAAGCGGATATTAATATAAAGGACACGTGAATTTAATAGTTGCTGTCATGCAACCTTAGGTTTGTATAAAGGGTAATATAGAATGTTTCAAGGCCAAACAACTTGTGTCCGGCAAGGGTCCCCAGGCGCAGCCCTAGGGAACAAGGACACAGTCAACAACAACCTGGCTTCAATATATGTTTGAGTTCAACGATCTTTTGGTCACTTTAACAGAGTtagctaaatatttatttattatttttaacatgtaattttacaatcaatttaaaaactaaagcaGTAGATAACAtaactaaatgatttatttactatATCATTGCTGATTACGCCTAACGAAAGGTGAATACAATATCTGCTTGTTTCATGATGGCTACTGCTTTTGCCAGTTCCtgcagttataattttattgtaactctTCGCTTCCATTTTAGCAATAagagaattttaaattgtttgtaataaatttgtcTGTAGAcggataataaatttaataataataatttctaatttacaTGGAAAAAATCTTCTGGTTTTCATGAGGCAACCAAAGTTGATTTGTCAAAGCCAGGTAACCTCGAAAATGTTACAGTAATTGTTCTAGTGTTAATTTGCATTTTAGTCCGGGTCTAGATATACAGACTCGATAGTGTCTGACGTAGCTTTagttttgttgtatttaatttgtatgaggaagttggTTGAAGGATCTGTTTCGTACTTGAACATACATTGAATGGTGTCTCTAAATCTCGTCTACATTTCTTAATgtgtaaaaaattaaagacaaaaaataaatgtgtatataatttaaattacttgttttttattcctCCCGTCCCACTAAGCATGatacgaaattaatttaaaatctacaCTAAGACTAGCTTTTTCTAGTCAAGAAAAAcggtaataataaaaagaacttcACCTTTCTTGTCGGAAACTTCTCTTTCATCTCCTGTTTATCGTATTTAAGCTATCATCAAAACACTATAGAcacatctaaatatttttacaattaacaaaaaGATTGTCAATTACGTTATCACGTTTTATTTGCATcggcatattttaaaaattcccGCCAGCCGCCATATTACAGACGTTTAGTTTTATCTCTGTACTTTGAGCACCGTTGGTC encodes:
- the LOC113494396 gene encoding protein strawberry notch isoform X2, whose translation is MSKRSAYDDEDNPPTPSDDSDFDDDEDPDNLEVPGGGKTLAAAASMAAKKVTVTPQVTVKPTTNPLAAPSGVAFGQASNVKPIKISASQLTKPINIAGIGRGGVEMVGMTGMNTFLMQNLNQILASGMGGPLAGMLGQFAPMWAQGKPGLQGNMWPQEKMGGDEEEVDDEEMGVAETYADYMPSKLKLGRKHPDPVVETASLSSVEPVDVTYKVSLPDETIRNGLLSALQLEAVVYASQAHEHLLPDGTRAGFLIGDGAGVGKGRTIAGIIFENYIKGRKRAIWVSVSNDLKYDAERDLRDIGAGKIEVHPLNKFKYAKISSAVNGNVKKGVIFSTYSALIGETQSSNTKYRTRLKQLLQWCGEDFDGVIVFDECHKAKNLCPVGSGKATKTGLTALELQNKLPLARVVYASATGASEPRNMAYMVRLGIWGDGTPFPTFMDFINAVEKRGVGAMEIVAMDMKLRGMYIARQLSFHGVSFKIEEVPLSDAFKETYDKSVALWVEAMQRFTEAAELINAESRMKKTMWGQFWSAHQRFFKYLCIAAKVNHAVVTAREAVKCGKCVVIGLQSTGEARTLDQLERDDGELSDFVSTAKGVFQTLVEKHFPAPDRDRINRLLGLEPPRAKPAPAVTHAPHAQHNGNGKAANDDDANTSKRKLTARQQANAAAKRMRGGSSSDEFVRGSDEELEPESDEERRPPASDSELSDFNPFHGGSDSDDEPWLGRKKKPVKKKKAASPKKKPSTTQDKIETMFERKNSAASAATVTVTTAAGHSLTGTPVGTNGLYLGPARNQPPPRSAIERACSMKEELLQAIERLGRRLPPNTLDQLVDELGGTDNVAEMTGRKGRVVQTEDGQILYESRSEADVPLETLNLTEKQRFMDGQKDVAIISEAASSGISLQSDRRARNQRRRVHITLELPWSADRAIQQFGRTHRSNQVNAPEYIFLISDLAGERRFASTVAKRLESLGALTHGDRRATETRDLSQFNIDNKYGRAALEAVLRAIMKYEQPLVAPPGDYAGDFFMDVASALVGVGLIVNSEASPGVLQLDKDYNNMSKFLNRILGMPVELQNRLFKYFTDTLAAVMEQAKRGGRFDLGILDLGSCGERVRRVRCVRFVRRHATGRAPVELHTVHSERGMDWSEALEKWSELTGPKEGFYISQHARNNKFTAVLCVAAHTSNKKEKVTKKDIMFQIYRPNTGLQLRLESLAELERKYKRAGSGEAEAWWRAQYAASVRVCSHRYWRAACRAPDCEVGLRVRTHHVLAGSVLAVWARVEQVLQARAATHKMQVVRIKPDDGLKIVGTLIPKNCVEPLKEALSSDAVSVSEQNFEQADALK